A region of the Rubripirellula tenax genome:
TAGCGTCGGGCGAACTCGACGTCCATCTTCAAGTGGGCCATCTTTTCTTTCAGTTCTTTGCGGAACTCGCGCATCGGAATCAGCTCTTCGCCTTCCTTGCGATCCGGCCGCCGAACATTGGTCGTCGCATGACGCAGAAAGTCCGCCATCTTCACGCCGGGGATCGCCATCGGACGTTGGAACGCCATGAAAATCCCCTTGCGTGCCCGAACGTCGGGCCCCATCTCCAAAACGTCTTCGCCATCAAGGGTGATGCTGCCACCTGTGATTGTGTAGCCGGGATGGCCCATGATCGCCAAACCGAGCGTGCTCTTGCCGCTGCCGTTGGGGCCCATCAACGCGTGAGTCTCGCCGTGGTTGATCGTCAAATTGACGCCGCGAAGAATCGGCTTGTCACCAACGGAAACGTGCAGGTCTTCGATTTTTAGAACGTGAGTCATCGTGAACAACTATCTTGCAAAGAGTGAAACAGGTGGTTGGCTAATTTTCTTGATTGGCTTCGATCGAGGCTGCCGAAAATTGACAGCAGGAATCGCCATCCAATCGACAACTACTCAGATGCACCGGCGTACCGAGTGCTTCGGAAATCATCTCTTCTTCTAACCGGCACATCGCGCGGTCTTCCGAAGCGTCCGTCATTGATGGATACGGACAAGATCCAATATCTAAGACCGGCAAGTCGCCACTGTGCGAAACACATGCGGACATGTGCCGGGCAGACATGATTTCTGACAACGTCTCGAATCGGCTCTCGAGCGAACCGTCCGGGTTGTTCGTCGCCATCTCAGCGGCAAACTGTTGACCCAACCGCGAGGCAACGCGACTGATCAACGTCTTTCGAATTTCTAAATCGGGTATCGCTAAAATCTCTTGCCACATCGCGTCCGCCAGCTCGGCCGAGTTGGCTCCCGCGGCGCGGTGACCAGCAACTGTCAAATGGTACTGGAACGTCGGGCGACCACGACCGGCAACCATTTTCTCACGATCGATCAATCCCGTCTCGAGAAGTCGTTCGATCCGCTGACGTATGGCGGTTGCTGTGACGCCCAATTCGTCGGTCAATTCGCCGATCGCATACGCTTCGCCGCTGCGCATCGCCATCAACAACTTCCGATCAACGGATCGCAATTCGTCGGCAGGGAAGTTGGTCGAGGTCATGCAGGAGCCCGCGAAATGGATAGCAAAGATGACCGTACTGTTACGCGCTTTTGCATTTTTGACAACCTGCGTAGCGAAAATTAAGACCACACCGCTCGTTTGTCTTCCCTTTTCACCATTTTGCGGTCCGGAAAGTCGCCCAAAAACCGAGTTTCGGACGCCTACCGGCCCAAGGGTGCGACATGCTCCCCCTCTCACGCATCCTTTCCTGGCCTGATAATATTCGTGCGAAGCTGTTCAAAACTGCCTTCCATGGCAATTCTTAACACCCCACCTCTCAAGTCGCCCTGAGTCTGCAATGAAAGCCGTCGCGGTTACCCCCGGTACACCCAATAGCGTCCACCTGACGGACATCCAAAAGCCCACGCTCGACCAAATCGACGGCGGGCTGGGGGTCCTCGTTCGCGTGTTGAAGGTGGGTGTGGACGCGACGGACCGAGAAATCAACGAGGCGCTGTATGGCAACGCACCCGAAGGCGACAAGCATTTGGTGATCGGCCACGAGTGTTTTGGAGTCGTTGAAGCCGTCGGGCCGAACGTCAAGCGAGTGAAACCGGGCGATTTCGTCACGGCGACCGTCCGCCGACCGGGAGGCTCGATCTATGACAAGATCGGCACCAACGATATGACCAGCGAGGAGACCTACTTTGAACGGGGGATCAATCTTCGTCACGGTTTCCTAACCGAATACTTCGTTGACGAAGAGGAGTACATCGTTCGCGTCCCGGCCGGGCTGAAGCACTTGCACGTTTTAATGGAACCGATGAGCTGTGCCGCCAAAGCGATCTACCAAGCCTACGAGGCTCAGCGGCGGATGAAGGTCTGGCGTCCACAGTTGGCGTATGTTTTGGGTGCCGGCCAGATTGGGTTGCTCGCCACGTTGGTGCTGAAACTGCAAGGCATCGAGGTCTTTACCATTGCCCGCGGCGAAGGACCCCACCTGAAGTCGGAAATCGTCGAAGGACTGGAAGCGACCTACGTCAGCACCAAGCAGACGCCGCTGTCCGAACTGGTCAAGAAAACTGGACGCCCCGATTTGATCGTCGATGCAACCGGCAGCAGTCGATTGGCTTTCGAAGCGATGGAACACGTCGGACACAACGGCGTTGTCGTCTGGACCGGAATCACCGGCGGCACCAAAGTTTCGGAAGTCCCATCCGACAACATCAACTTGAATTGGGTACTGGGCAACAAATTGCTACTCGGCAGCGTGAACGCGAACCGAACCCACTTCGAAATGGGAATCAAAGACCTGGCACTCGGTGACATGATGTACCCGGGCGTTCTCGAGCGAATTTTGACCCATCCGGTCGATGGCCTCGATGGATACGCCGAGATGATGCGATTGTTGGTCGAAGACCCCGACGCACTGAAAGTCTTCGTCAACGTCGCCGCCGAGTGAGCAATGAGCGGAAAATAAGTGTCCGACCCCTTTTGTGCGAAGCACCCGAAGGGCTGGTTCCCGGCAAAAGGGGGCGGACACTTTTTTCTCGCCGGCACATCGCACCAGGTTCCCGAACTGCTTTGCAGTTCGATCCCCGCGAGCGGCGTCGCGGGGCCACGTAGGGTGACGGATAGGGTGACTCGCAGGGTAGCCCGTTGGCAGCCCGCTAGCGTCTCGATTTCAACGCTTGGATCGCAGCTTTCATTGCCCCGCCATCGATTTCGTGAACATGGATCGGGTCACCGATACCTCGCAACATTGTGATCGTCAGGCGACCGCCCAAGTGTTGCCGGAACTCTTCAAGTCCCTGCAGCAGTCGATCGATCGGCTCGATCGATTCATGCCACAACTTCATTCCCAACCCCACCAGACAATCGATCACACGATCCACGTCGTCGCCGGGAAAACCGAACTTCAACGACGAATAGATACAGTCGATCGCAACGCCGATCGCGACCGCTTCGCCGTGACGTATCGCGTAACCCGTCAACGGTTCCAGTCGGTGCGCCGACCAGTGGCCGAAGTCCAACGGTCGGGCCTCGAGCATCTCGAACGGATCACCGCCTTCGGTGATGTGTCGCAGGTGAGATAAACACGATTGATGAATCGCCGACTTGGCGATCGGCATCTTTCGCTGGCGGATCGCTTCGGCATGATCACAGAGCCAAAGAAACTGGCCACGATCTTTCAACAACGACACCTTCACCGCTTCACTGAATCCACTGTGAAAATCGCGATCCGGTAACGTCAACAACAACGAAGTGTCATTGATGACCGCCCACGGTACCGCAAACGTTCCGATCCAATTTTTCTTGTCGAAGTAGTTGATCGCATTCTTGACGCCCACTCCCGAGTCGGCCTGGGCCAACACCGTCGAAGGCAAACGGATCAACCGAATGCCGCGGTGGGCGATCGCGGCAGCAAACCCGATCGCATCCAGCATCGCACCGCCGCCGACGGCAACGATGTAGCTGCGTCGATCCAAACCGAAATCATTGACTTGGTCCAGTAATTTCCTCAGCACCGTTTCGCCGTTCTTGATCGATTCGCCACCACCGACGATCGTCGGATCCGCGACCATCTCGACGGACGCTTCGCTGGACAATCGCACTGCTAACCGATTCACATGACTGGCAAGTGAAGACTCACCGACCAACAAAACTCGCGCGCGCGCCGCCGCCTCGGTTTGCAACAATTCCAAAAGCGCCGGAAAGTCATTCCCGGCGACATCGTCCGTCACCCGCAACCGATGCACGTAAGGGACGGCGAAGGCAACGTCGGTGGAGTAGCTAGAGTCAGGCATTAAAGCGATTCGTCCTTCCAACCGCGCCAAAGCCAGCGCAGTGAATCGGGAAAAATCGCGCCGCCGTGATTGCCGTTGTGGGCACCGGTGCCGTATACGAACTTATAGTCGTAATTTTTAAACGCCAGTGATTTGGCCATCTGTTGGTTCGCCAACGGCCAGTTGCCGTGCTCGTTGTCCAAGTCACCGGAGCCGTCTTGCAGCAAAATGCGGATCGGCTTGTTCGGCGTCTTTCGAATTTGCGCCTGGTAATCGTGGCCGCCACGGATGTTGGTGAAGCTGCCGATATGCGAAAGCACTTTGCGAAACGCATCGGGCCGATACCAAGCCACCGAAAACGCACAGATCCCACCGCTGCTGTTGCCGCACACGGCTCGCATTTCCGGGTTTTTTGTAATGCGATAATCCTTCTCGACTTCCGGCAACAGGTCCTTCATCAGAAACTCGGCATAGTCTCCGCTGACGCTGTCGTACTCGACACTGCGGTTGGACGGTGCCGGTTGCCAGCCCCGTTTCTCCGGCAGTTCACCCTTGTGGCCGGGATCCACCATCACAGCGATCGTGACCGGCATGTCTCCCTTGGCGATCAGATTGTCGAATACGACGGGCAACCGAAATTCGCCATGGACGCTCTCGAACGCGTGACCGTCCTGAAACACCATCAGCGCCGCCGGCTTCGACCCATCGTATTGGGCCGGAACATAGACCGAGTATCGGCGACTGGTGCCCGGGAACACGCTGCTGTTGATGAACGTATGCTGAGTGATTTTGCCGTGCGGAACTTCGTCCGAAGGCTTTGAATCGGGACCAAATTCGTATCGCTCGGATGGCTCGTCCGCGACGACGCGGGAACCGACAAACGAAGCTGCAAAGAAGGCTGTGGCAACTAGCACAACCGAGGTGCGCAAAAAGATTGGTTTCATCAGGTGGGTAGATCAAGGCGGGGAGGGAAACGGATCAAGGTGGGTCGCTGCGTATGACTGCGGATCTCTTCGTGTCGCTGTGCAACCATATTACCTACGGTTTTCGTTCATTTGCTGGACCCGTATCCTATTCTAACCGCGACGAGATCACTGACACGCCTTAGCAGCCGTATTTCGTGCGATCGGCAATTTCCCACGATCCCTAGCCCCAAAAATCGATTCAATGCAGCGACGAAGACTTGGCACCAGCGGAGTGGTGGTATCGGACATCGGCATGGGGACCATGACATTCGGTTCACAATGCAATGAATCGACAAGCCATGCGATTTGCGATCACGCGTACGAGGCCGGCATCGACTTTTTCGACGCTGCGGAAATCTACCCCGTACCGCCGCAAGAAGAAACGTTCGGCGATACCGAAACGATCCTGGGCCGCTGGTTAAAAACGAAACCTCGCGAAACGGTCATCATCGCGACCAAGGTGACTGGCCCCGGTCACGGATGGTTCACGCCGCCGGTCCGCCACGGAAAAACGGCACTGGATCGCCGACAAATCGTCGCCGCGTGCGAAGATTCGCTGCGCCGACTGGGGACCGACTACATCGATTTGTATCAAACGCATTGGCCTGACCACGGGCTTCCGTATGAAGAAGTCCTCGGCGTTCTAAGCGAACTTCGTGACGAAGGAAAAGTTCGCGTGATCGGCTGCAGCAACGAAACGAGTTGGGGATTGATGAAAAGCTTGTGGGCCGCCGACACCTACGACGTCGATCGTTTTCAGTCGGTCCAGAACAATTTCAGCCTGATCAACCGTCGCTGCGAGAACGAACTAGCGCAAGTGTGCCGACGCGAGAACGTCAGTCTGTTGCCGTACTCGCCTTTGGGTGGCGGCGTGTTGACCGGAAAATACGAAAACGGCCCGCCCACCGGAGCCCGCTTTTCGGCTTACATTGTCGAAGGAAACGAACGGCAGAAGAAAATGGCCAGTCGATTCGTGAACGATCGCACCGTTGAAACGACTCGTCGAATGGCGGAAATCGCAAGCTCGATCGGCGTCACGGTCACTGCGTTGGCGGTCGCGTGGAGCCGACAACATGACTTCGTTGCGTCGACGCTGGTGGGTGCGACATCGATCGAGCAACTGGATCAATCGCTCGCGGCCAAGGACTTGATCCTTGACGCCGAAACCCTTGCCCGAATCGATCAAGTCGATGTCGAGATCCCCAACCCCATGACCGAAGACGGATTGAGACGGTTGTAAGGATCGGAGGGAGTCGAATCGACCTCGCCAAGGAAAAAAGTTGCCAACCCAGCGCTCGACGCCGAAACGCGAACTACGTTGGCGTTCATGCAAACACTCGTCTCGTCTTCGCCGTTTTTCAGGTTAGCGCCCGTCCGGTTCGCCGTCGGGTTTGCCGTTCGGTTCAATGCATTGTGCCTCGTACTTGCGATGGGTGCCGGGACCGCAAACGTTCACGGATCCGATTGGTTGACCCGCGCCAGCACGTACACACACGATCCGATGACCGGTGCGCGCGTCGCCCAATACGCTCAAGTCGCATCGCCGGCGGCGCCGGCGGTTTCAAACTTTCGCAGCAGCGGTTACACGCACACACGAAGCTCCATCGCCTACGGCCAATCGGCCGACAACTACCATCGCGTCGAAACGTGGGGCGATCCGGTTCGCCCCTACGGCGAATGGAACTTCCCAAATCGACCGTTCAGCGCGCCGTATCAAAATTGGGGCCCTCCCTACGCGGGTTTGAATCTGGGCCTCGGCGGCGTCTACCCCGGCTATGGACAACCCGTCGTAGGCTACGGTGGCAACCTGGGATACCAACCGGGCGTTCATGGCCAAACTGGCTATCCGGCCAGGGGAGCAAGTCCTTTCAATCCCTATCCGACCAGCCCCAATTCGCCCTTTGTGGTCCCGCCGTATTACGACGGATACCATCCGGTTTATCGAGAATAAATCCGGCCCCCGCGTGGCTCTTTGGCGGCGAATAATCGCCAGCCTTTCTTACTGGACATGGAAGCTTGCTTTTCACCGGGGGGCGAATTCCAAGGATTGATTCCGACCGTTTTTACCCGCCTATTGGCGGATGGAGTTGCTGGAAACGCCCGTCATTCGTTGCGGATATCGCCTCACTCCCGATGCCCCAACTCCCAGCGCTCCTTGATTTATGTACAGAACCAACAGATAACATTGCGTACGAAGTCAAGGGTCCGGCAAATTCGATAGCCGGTTCCGATCTCGATCAATAGGCTGTTGGGGCATGAGTATTGGCGTTTTGCTGGTAGAAGATGACGTACACGATGTGGATGCGGTGAAGCGGGCATTCGCCAAATTCCCTCCCACCACCTTTGAGTTGACGCACGTTACGCGTTTCTCCGACGCGATCCAGGCCCAAAAGGAAGGGCGTTTCCACGTGATCCTGCTGGACCTTGGGTTGCCCGACAGTGTTGGCTTAAAAGGTCTTGAAAAACTGATGGCTCGCGCATCGGACACGCCCGTGATCGTGTTGACCGGCCATGACGATGACGAAATGGCGCTACGAGGAATCGAATTGGGTGCGCAGGAGTTTCTTTGCAAAAACGATCTGCAACCCCAACGACTCGTTCGCGCGGTCCGCCATGCGATCAAGCGAAAACAGTGTCAGATCGGAAAGACGGCCAGTGAGTCCGACGAAGCGTTGCAAGAACGGTTAGCCGAAATGGCCGAAGGTGTTCGTGAGCTCAATTTCGGCGTCTCCGAAAAGATCATTGAGCTTCAGAAGACGGAACTCAGCCAGATTCAGCGAGACCTAGTTTCCGATATCGATGCCAAAACGAAGGCATCACTAAACATGGTCAACAACGCGGTTCCCGCAGCGGACTTTATCCCCTTCGAACCCGAACCGTAGATGCTTCTGGCAACCTTGGTCGATTGGCATCGATTTCGTCCCACGCTCATACGAAACTCGTTCTCGCTAGCTCAGTGCCGAAGCGTCTGAACCGTCAGGGCAAGACGGGCGGAAACTCGACGTTTTCGACGTAGACGGCGACGGTATCAAGAAGCCCTTCTAAATTCGACTTCACAAAGTAGCCCGCGACGTTGTTGTCGTAAGCCATCTGCTTGTCGCGCGGGTGATCCGACGTGGTCAAAACGAAGACGATGGTTCGGCGAAGGTTCGGATCTTCTCGCAACTTGGTCAGGAATTGATGCCCATTCATTCCGGGCATATTGATGTCCAAGAAGACGATCAGCCTTTCGCGTTCTTCATGCGTCAGCTTATCGCTTCGCAACATTTCGAGCGCCTGGTTTCCATCGCTTGAAGTGAGCAAACCGTAGTTTAGCTTCCTTGCTCGGATACCTCGCTTGACCAGCTCCACATCGACGAAATCATCTTCGACGACCATGACGATCGGAGGGAGACTAACCACGATGGCTTTCCTTTTCGTGCTGCGTTATGACAATCGGCCAAGTGAACGAGAATACGGCGCCTTCGCCGACTTCCGACCGAATTTCGATTGTACCACCAAAGTGCTCGATCTGCTTCTTGACGATGGCAAGTCCCATTCCGCTGCCGTCGATGCTGGGATCGCCAACGCGCTGGTACATCTGGAACGCCCGATCGTGCTGTTCCGGATCGATCCCGGGCCCGTTGTCACGAACGGAAAAACAATAGTGTTCGCCGACTTCGGTACACTCGATGTGAACCTTGCCGCCCTTGGCACGATGGTTGTGCTTGATCGCGTTGCCGATCAAATTCAAAAAGACCTGCTCCAACGGTGTTCGTGCCGTCGCAAACGAAGGCATATCAGACTGCCATGTCACCGCAACTTGCTTTGGGTTATCGATGATCAAGAGTGTGTCGCGAAGCAATGGGTCGATATCCACATGATGAAGTGCCGCGTTCAAACGACCCACCCTCGAAAAGGCGAGTAAGTCGTCAAGCAACCGCTCCATCCGGCACGCCCTCTCGTTCAGCTGATGGAGGTGCCCCTCCGTTTCAGGCGTCAACTGTTCGGCCGAATCTTCGTGAACCCAAGTGGCCAGCTGGCGAATGGCACGTAGGGGCGACTTCAAATCGTGCGATGCGATATAGGCGAAGTTGTCTAACTCGTCATTGATCGACGTCAACTTTCGTGTCTGTTGCTGGAGCGTATTGTTCAGACGTTCGGCGTCGGCAAGCAGCTCTCGCGTCTGCTGATTTTGGTCACTGAAAACGCGAGCCGCCTGCGCCATTTGCCCGATCTCGTCATTGCGCTGGGCACCTGGAAACGAATCCAGTGACTCACGCGCCGACAGTCGGTTGAATGTATTTGTGAGCGCCGATATGGGCGAGAGCACCGACCCCGCCAATTTCCCGCCGATCAAGATGGCAACCGCTCCGGCGAATAAGACCGAAAGCGCCGTGATCGCGTTGACGCGTCGGCCCGTCTGTTCAACCTGCTGGGCAATTTGCTGTTGGCGAATTTCCGCCGTCGCACGCAAGGATCGCGACAGATACGAGATCTCGGATGCTTCGGCCGCCATCAAGACATTGCGAAGCATCAAGTAACCGCGAGTCGCCTGGACAGCTCGCAGTGCGATCCGTTCGAAATCCCGCAAGTCCGCCAACAGTTGCTTTTTCGGTCCACTCGTCTGACTGATCGAAGCAAGATCTGCCCGGGCTTCTTCGAGCGTTGCAACGGCAGAAGCAACCATCTTGCCGTCGGGATTCTCGAAATAACGCAGCACCAATTTCTCGGCCTTTGAAAATCGAGAACTGGATTGCGCGAGCGAAACCAACGGTGCAGATGCGTCAGGGGCTAGACTCGATGAAAGTGATTCGAACGCACGATCGACTTGGGCCGCGACCAACGGCAAGTCGTTCTCCACCAAGTCTTTGCTCAACTGGCGTTCCTGGACAACGGTGTCGAACAGACGCAAGTACTCATCGAGATGCCCCTGAATTCGCAGACAGGTTTGATCAATGTCGGTTGCCGATGCATTCGCACGGACCTCCGCGATTCGCGTTCCCAATCGCGAGTGAATGTTTTTGACCTCTTCCACTAACGATCGATGCCCCGACGTAACAAATCGATCGACGCGAAATCGCAACTCTTGAACGTCACGATCGATTGCCAACAACGAAGTGCTGGCTTGATGCGTTTGACGCATGAGCGAGACATTCTTGCTCAGACTGGTGTGCCCGACGTAAACGATCAACCCGTTAAGAATCAACAACGCGACAATCGCAGTCGTGCCGAGGTAGATCTTCGATTTGATGGAAAGCCGGTTCACGAACGACGCAACCTTTGGGAATCTTCGCCCGTACGTGACGGATCCGATGTTGTGTCGAACGGTCGCGTGTTGCAACGGCGACTGTGCCGCACTCGCAAACCGGCCAAGGCAAGACAAGCGAAACGCGGAACGCCGTTTGTTGGATTGCCGTTCGCTAAATTCAAATGCACGAGGTTAAACCGCGGAAAGGAAGTCATGCCAAGCACCCAAAGTGTGTTCGTAGGTGTCCATGACGGTGTTCCAAACGGCGATATTTGAAAATCGCTTCTCGTAGGAACCGCCATCGCGGATTTCCCCTTTTTTGACGACAACGCGATCGTCGGTGCCCGTCAAATCCTTCCTCGCCGGCTTACCTTCATACCAGAAATCCCATTCGTCTTGGCTCAGAAATTCGCGGGATCGTGCGGGGTTGGAAATGTAGTACCCCTGGCGTGCGATGAACGCACCCGGCCACCCCGACAACCACCAATTCATGAAGTCATAGGCGGCATCCTTGGTGCCGCCGGACGTCATCGAAGACAAGCACATCACGCCGTGCCACGCGCGGTAGCCCTCTTTCGGTGAAGCGTAAACGCAATCAACGTTTTGACCGCGAAGGGAAAACACAGCTGGCGAAAACATGCTTTCGATGGCGACTTCACCGCGCTGCATCAGCTCGACCGACTGGGGCACGCTGCCCCAAACGCCGCGAAAGTGCCCCTCGCGACGCAACCGAACCAGCACCCGAAAGAGCGCGTCGATTTCCGGTTTCGTCATGTCACCGATGTCGTCGAACTGGACCAGACCGAGCGACTGGGCCGCCAAGGCGGCATCGAACAAGCCGATCGTGGGTTCGTTGACCAATGCGACCCGCCCTTTCCATCGTTCGTCCAACAACCATCCCCAGCTTTCCGTTTCGTAAGGAATGCCTCGATCGACAACGTTTGCGTCGTAACCGAACGAGTCGACGTTGTGTACGTAGGGCAGGAAGCTGATTTGATCCGCGGTCTCGCTTCCCAACGTGCCGTCGGGCTGGACGAAAAGCAGTTTGTTGGGAGCATCACCGGCACCTCGCCTGGCGTCGGGAGTCAGCAATCCGGTTTTCGTCAGATTGTTGATCTCACCCCAATGTTGCAGCCGACCCGTTTCGATGGGCTGGATCGCGCCGGCTTGCCAGAGCACGCGAATGCTATTGGACCACTGCTCGTACAGATCGAAGGACCCGGGGCGTGTCGACGCCTGGTGCATGACGCTGGCGCTGCCACCGGGCTGGAATTCTATGTTCAGCCCAAGATCCTTCTCGGCTTGCACACGCAGCTTTTCTTGAAGGGTGACATGAGTACCAAGAACCCGGATCGTCCGTCGCTGAACCGCAAAACCGTACGGCGCCGTCCCCAGAATGACGCCAGCCCCCGCCGTCGACTTCAGGCCAGCCTGCAAGAAATTTCGTCGAGATTTACGCATCGACCCCGTGCCCCGCCGTCGTCCATGAAATACTTAGGTCCCCCGTTGAAGGGAACCCGAGTCTATCCGTTCGTCCCGCCAAAGGCTATACGAAGACTCAGACCGAGTCGCACCAGAAAACCAAATTGTCGTCCCGCACGAAGTGTCCCTGGCACGCCACGATAGGGCGCCGAACCGCCTTGAAGTTCGATCCGCAAACAAGGAACTGGGGGCCCAAATGGATGCCCGCCAGCAAAAAAAAGCAACCGTTACTGTGGTCTCGCTTCGCTACTTCCGACGACGACGAAGCCGAACGAACCCGCCCGCGGCGGCGGCGAGCCCAAGAGCGAAAGTGGAAGCCTCGGGAACGGCAACGACATCACCAAAAAGTTGGAAATTCGAAAGAGCGAGCGTTTCCGTGCCCGCGTTACTTTGAAGAATGAT
Encoded here:
- a CDS encoding alpha/beta hydrolase, producing MKPIFLRTSVVLVATAFFAASFVGSRVVADEPSERYEFGPDSKPSDEVPHGKITQHTFINSSVFPGTSRRYSVYVPAQYDGSKPAALMVFQDGHAFESVHGEFRLPVVFDNLIAKGDMPVTIAVMVDPGHKGELPEKRGWQPAPSNRSVEYDSVSGDYAEFLMKDLLPEVEKDYRITKNPEMRAVCGNSSGGICAFSVAWYRPDAFRKVLSHIGSFTNIRGGHDYQAQIRKTPNKPIRILLQDGSGDLDNEHGNWPLANQQMAKSLAFKNYDYKFVYGTGAHNGNHGGAIFPDSLRWLWRGWKDESL
- a CDS encoding response regulator — its product is MSIGVLLVEDDVHDVDAVKRAFAKFPPTTFELTHVTRFSDAIQAQKEGRFHVILLDLGLPDSVGLKGLEKLMARASDTPVIVLTGHDDDEMALRGIELGAQEFLCKNDLQPQRLVRAVRHAIKRKQCQIGKTASESDEALQERLAEMAEGVRELNFGVSEKIIELQKTELSQIQRDLVSDIDAKTKASLNMVNNAVPAADFIPFEPEP
- a CDS encoding 3-dehydroquinate synthase; the encoded protein is MPDSSYSTDVAFAVPYVHRLRVTDDVAGNDFPALLELLQTEAAARARVLLVGESSLASHVNRLAVRLSSEASVEMVADPTIVGGGESIKNGETVLRKLLDQVNDFGLDRRSYIVAVGGGAMLDAIGFAAAIAHRGIRLIRLPSTVLAQADSGVGVKNAINYFDKKNWIGTFAVPWAVINDTSLLLTLPDRDFHSGFSEAVKVSLLKDRGQFLWLCDHAEAIRQRKMPIAKSAIHQSCLSHLRHITEGGDPFEMLEARPLDFGHWSAHRLEPLTGYAIRHGEAVAIGVAIDCIYSSLKFGFPGDDVDRVIDCLVGLGMKLWHESIEPIDRLLQGLEEFRQHLGGRLTITMLRGIGDPIHVHEIDGGAMKAAIQALKSRR
- a CDS encoding sensor histidine kinase, with amino-acid sequence MNRLSIKSKIYLGTTAIVALLILNGLIVYVGHTSLSKNVSLMRQTHQASTSLLAIDRDVQELRFRVDRFVTSGHRSLVEEVKNIHSRLGTRIAEVRANASATDIDQTCLRIQGHLDEYLRLFDTVVQERQLSKDLVENDLPLVAAQVDRAFESLSSSLAPDASAPLVSLAQSSSRFSKAEKLVLRYFENPDGKMVASAVATLEEARADLASISQTSGPKKQLLADLRDFERIALRAVQATRGYLMLRNVLMAAEASEISYLSRSLRATAEIRQQQIAQQVEQTGRRVNAITALSVLFAGAVAILIGGKLAGSVLSPISALTNTFNRLSARESLDSFPGAQRNDEIGQMAQAARVFSDQNQQTRELLADAERLNNTLQQQTRKLTSINDELDNFAYIASHDLKSPLRAIRQLATWVHEDSAEQLTPETEGHLHQLNERACRMERLLDDLLAFSRVGRLNAALHHVDIDPLLRDTLLIIDNPKQVAVTWQSDMPSFATARTPLEQVFLNLIGNAIKHNHRAKGGKVHIECTEVGEHYCFSVRDNGPGIDPEQHDRAFQMYQRVGDPSIDGSGMGLAIVKKQIEHFGGTIEIRSEVGEGAVFSFTWPIVITQHEKESHRG
- a CDS encoding helix-turn-helix transcriptional regulator: MTSTNFPADELRSVDRKLLMAMRSGEAYAIGELTDELGVTATAIRQRIERLLETGLIDREKMVAGRGRPTFQYHLTVAGHRAAGANSAELADAMWQEILAIPDLEIRKTLISRVASRLGQQFAAEMATNNPDGSLESRFETLSEIMSARHMSACVSHSGDLPVLDIGSCPYPSMTDASEDRAMCRLEEEMISEALGTPVHLSSCRLDGDSCCQFSAASIEANQEN
- a CDS encoding response regulator — protein: MVSLPPIVMVVEDDFVDVELVKRGIRARKLNYGLLTSSDGNQALEMLRSDKLTHEERERLIVFLDINMPGMNGHQFLTKLREDPNLRRTIVFVLTTSDHPRDKQMAYDNNVAGYFVKSNLEGLLDTVAVYVENVEFPPVLP
- a CDS encoding aldo/keto reductase, with translation MQRRRLGTSGVVVSDIGMGTMTFGSQCNESTSHAICDHAYEAGIDFFDAAEIYPVPPQEETFGDTETILGRWLKTKPRETVIIATKVTGPGHGWFTPPVRHGKTALDRRQIVAACEDSLRRLGTDYIDLYQTHWPDHGLPYEEVLGVLSELRDEGKVRVIGCSNETSWGLMKSLWAADTYDVDRFQSVQNNFSLINRRCENELAQVCRRENVSLLPYSPLGGGVLTGKYENGPPTGARFSAYIVEGNERQKKMASRFVNDRTVETTRRMAEIASSIGVTVTALAVAWSRQHDFVASTLVGATSIEQLDQSLAAKDLILDAETLARIDQVDVEIPNPMTEDGLRRL
- a CDS encoding ABC transporter substrate-binding protein, producing MRKSRRNFLQAGLKSTAGAGVILGTAPYGFAVQRRTIRVLGTHVTLQEKLRVQAEKDLGLNIEFQPGGSASVMHQASTRPGSFDLYEQWSNSIRVLWQAGAIQPIETGRLQHWGEINNLTKTGLLTPDARRGAGDAPNKLLFVQPDGTLGSETADQISFLPYVHNVDSFGYDANVVDRGIPYETESWGWLLDERWKGRVALVNEPTIGLFDAALAAQSLGLVQFDDIGDMTKPEIDALFRVLVRLRREGHFRGVWGSVPQSVELMQRGEVAIESMFSPAVFSLRGQNVDCVYASPKEGYRAWHGVMCLSSMTSGGTKDAAYDFMNWWLSGWPGAFIARQGYYISNPARSREFLSQDEWDFWYEGKPARKDLTGTDDRVVVKKGEIRDGGSYEKRFSNIAVWNTVMDTYEHTLGAWHDFLSAV
- the sufC gene encoding Fe-S cluster assembly ATPase SufC, with amino-acid sequence MTHVLKIEDLHVSVGDKPILRGVNLTINHGETHALMGPNGSGKSTLGLAIMGHPGYTITGGSITLDGEDVLEMGPDVRARKGIFMAFQRPMAIPGVKMADFLRHATTNVRRPDRKEGEELIPMREFRKELKEKMAHLKMDVEFARRYVNDGFSGGEMKRAEILQLAMLQPKFAILDETDSGLDADAVRLASESIADIGHQKMGLLIITHHDKLLEHNPPEFTHVMLGGRLVETGGKELAEELHEKGYDRIRKAYPDAEAANQEMLAEEAAV
- a CDS encoding glucose 1-dehydrogenase; the encoded protein is MKAVAVTPGTPNSVHLTDIQKPTLDQIDGGLGVLVRVLKVGVDATDREINEALYGNAPEGDKHLVIGHECFGVVEAVGPNVKRVKPGDFVTATVRRPGGSIYDKIGTNDMTSEETYFERGINLRHGFLTEYFVDEEEYIVRVPAGLKHLHVLMEPMSCAAKAIYQAYEAQRRMKVWRPQLAYVLGAGQIGLLATLVLKLQGIEVFTIARGEGPHLKSEIVEGLEATYVSTKQTPLSELVKKTGRPDLIVDATGSSRLAFEAMEHVGHNGVVVWTGITGGTKVSEVPSDNINLNWVLGNKLLLGSVNANRTHFEMGIKDLALGDMMYPGVLERILTHPVDGLDGYAEMMRLLVEDPDALKVFVNVAAE